A section of the Paenibacillus odorifer genome encodes:
- a CDS encoding alpha-amylase translates to MSNDSKFRLIKDYLSTQKAKDIEPIWIPAVWNECQYERVLLEKEGEICVHPYDFLTDHLNYLDRLSWRYLLKERTNLDDSAIYSSLIRYSTAWDYNHDGKIESGTFLRFFILLPLLKKMGINILYMLPVNQYSKLNLKGDIGSPYAVQSLFHLDENLHDSLLDDMEEFTIHDELSALVEACHLLDIKTVVDFIPRVTAKNSAFITEHPEWVYWIKMDELEGFAPPAIPQLGFFEECTPDKLETVYRSQETAVFLRKFTPPPNELHPILWQHLKEKAAKTGEELLTLVEQEMGITTAPAHSDWINDVQPIWTDITFLRLYQDFSPQVRHLISPDQAPYVLFDTIKCNDYPGEEPNLELWDVLEEAVRVNLEKFGIDGFRIDIGHVLPIPLLTRIFDTIKEMNPNAILISEDLFNRNHKKAANTGYNIMLGSGWNVMTQITKENLISFLEELPELNIHIFACAETADTPRITSRGGVEVARMIAVFNQFLPNAIPYVTTGYEMNEEQPLNCGLGDNTNGKEISRAFFNVMQINWTNPTPMLPLLAELSELKKDWRHLVKPENFFVAQSPEGIVLYGYMQGDETLLCCFNLSADAFCQVDLKVAVPGRCPMTVTLDSSLTGSSVGQAFDCLLLAPNQALVLVNNHRQFR, encoded by the coding sequence ATGAGCAATGATAGCAAATTCAGATTAATTAAAGATTACTTGTCTACACAAAAGGCTAAAGACATAGAGCCAATTTGGATACCCGCAGTGTGGAATGAGTGCCAATATGAGCGTGTTCTCTTAGAAAAAGAGGGTGAAATTTGTGTACACCCGTATGATTTTTTGACAGATCATTTGAATTATCTGGACAGGCTTTCGTGGAGATATCTGCTTAAGGAACGCACAAATCTGGACGATAGCGCGATCTATTCTTCGCTTATTCGCTATTCTACGGCTTGGGATTACAACCATGACGGAAAAATTGAATCGGGTACTTTTTTAAGATTCTTTATTCTTCTGCCTCTGCTAAAGAAAATGGGCATCAATATTCTGTACATGCTTCCAGTTAACCAGTACAGCAAGTTGAATCTGAAGGGGGATATTGGGTCCCCTTACGCAGTGCAATCGTTATTCCATTTGGACGAGAACCTGCACGATAGCCTATTGGATGATATGGAGGAGTTTACGATCCACGATGAGCTCAGCGCTTTGGTAGAGGCTTGTCATTTACTTGATATTAAGACTGTTGTTGACTTCATTCCCCGTGTGACGGCGAAAAACAGTGCGTTCATTACCGAGCATCCTGAATGGGTGTATTGGATCAAAATGGATGAATTAGAAGGCTTTGCGCCGCCCGCAATTCCCCAGCTTGGATTTTTTGAGGAGTGTACGCCGGACAAATTGGAGACGGTCTACCGCAGCCAGGAGACAGCAGTATTTCTGCGGAAGTTCACGCCACCGCCCAATGAACTCCATCCAATCCTTTGGCAGCACTTGAAAGAGAAAGCTGCTAAAACAGGAGAGGAGCTATTAACTTTGGTGGAGCAAGAGATGGGGATAACGACTGCTCCAGCGCATTCGGATTGGATAAATGATGTGCAGCCGATTTGGACAGACATTACGTTCTTACGCCTCTACCAGGATTTCTCTCCGCAAGTGAGACATCTTATAAGTCCGGATCAGGCGCCATATGTCCTTTTTGATACGATTAAATGCAATGACTACCCGGGAGAGGAGCCGAATCTGGAGCTGTGGGATGTTCTGGAGGAGGCAGTACGGGTTAATCTCGAAAAATTTGGGATTGACGGCTTCCGCATCGACATCGGACACGTGCTTCCTATTCCGTTGTTGACTCGTATTTTTGACACGATTAAAGAGATGAATCCAAATGCGATCTTAATCAGCGAAGATTTGTTCAATCGCAACCACAAGAAGGCAGCAAACACCGGCTATAACATTATGCTTGGCAGTGGATGGAACGTCATGACACAAATTACTAAAGAGAATCTCATTTCATTCTTAGAAGAGCTGCCTGAGTTGAATATTCATATATTTGCCTGTGCAGAAACAGCAGATACTCCTCGGATCACCAGCCGTGGCGGTGTAGAGGTTGCTCGGATGATCGCGGTATTTAATCAATTTCTTCCGAACGCAATTCCATACGTGACGACGGGTTATGAAATGAATGAGGAGCAGCCGCTCAACTGTGGTCTTGGAGACAACACGAACGGAAAGGAGATTTCCCGAGCTTTTTTTAACGTTATGCAAATTAATTGGACCAATCCTACACCGATGCTGCCGCTGTTGGCGGAGCTAAGTGAACTCAAGAAAGATTGGCGCCACCTAGTGAAGCCGGAAAACTTTTTCGTGGCTCAATCCCCGGAAGGTATTGTTCTGTACGGGTATATGCAAGGGGATGAAACGCTGCTGTGCTGCTTTAACTTGAGTGCTGATGCTTTCTGCCAAGTTGATTTGAAGGTTGCCGTACCTGGCCGATGCCCAATGACGGTAACACTGGATAGTTCCTTAACGGGTAGCAGCGTAGGTCAGGCGTTCGATTGCTTGCTGCTTGCGCCTAATCAGGCTTTAGTGCTCGTAAACAATCATAGACAATTTAGGTAA
- a CDS encoding zinc-dependent alcohol dehydrogenase gives MDNKKERGMSMEALVWTSNHKLELCEWEEPQIAAPDEVKIRIEMTGVCGTDLAVITGKEEGVPGVIRGHEAVGTVIQIGSNVDRVKVGDRVVIDPNQSCDECYFCLKKQPHLCTGIDGNGMPIAGLNRNGTFTFFYSTAQTFAHRLPDHMSWETGVLIEPLACVLHNFKEANVTADDKVLILGSGPMGLLSQIVSKSKSALTVATEVNPYRLAFAREISDFALTPAQLNQATVDKICAGHKFDVIIDTVGTQLEMAEKWIERGGRIVPFGINAKYRYTFSPTKFVQHAIKIIAAGEYRHMFEEALRFAAETPEMEKLVTRKVKLSEHEAAIDELIGYELNSLKVVGSETVKTVFVP, from the coding sequence ATGGATAACAAAAAAGAAAGGGGAATGAGTATGGAAGCGTTGGTGTGGACATCTAATCATAAGCTGGAGCTTTGCGAATGGGAAGAGCCGCAGATTGCAGCACCGGATGAAGTCAAGATCCGGATTGAGATGACAGGTGTATGTGGAACAGATTTAGCAGTCATAACTGGGAAAGAGGAGGGGGTTCCAGGGGTCATTCGTGGTCATGAGGCAGTAGGGACTGTAATCCAAATCGGCAGCAACGTTGACCGTGTTAAGGTAGGCGACCGCGTAGTTATCGATCCGAATCAAAGCTGTGATGAATGCTATTTTTGCTTGAAGAAACAGCCGCACCTCTGTACGGGCATCGATGGAAATGGGATGCCTATTGCGGGTTTGAATCGAAATGGGACATTCACTTTTTTTTACTCAACTGCACAAACGTTTGCACACCGTCTTCCCGATCATATGAGCTGGGAGACGGGGGTTTTGATTGAGCCGCTTGCCTGTGTACTGCACAATTTCAAAGAAGCCAATGTCACAGCAGACGACAAGGTACTCATTCTTGGATCGGGTCCAATGGGACTGTTAAGCCAAATTGTGAGCAAGTCGAAATCTGCGCTCACGGTAGCGACTGAAGTTAATCCCTATCGGCTAGCTTTTGCCAGAGAGATCTCAGATTTTGCTTTAACCCCTGCCCAATTAAATCAAGCTACCGTAGACAAAATCTGTGCGGGACATAAGTTTGATGTGATTATCGATACGGTGGGCACTCAACTCGAAATGGCGGAAAAGTGGATTGAACGTGGAGGCCGCATCGTTCCTTTTGGTATTAATGCGAAGTATCGCTACACCTTTTCCCCTACTAAATTCGTGCAGCATGCAATAAAAATTATAGCAGCAGGTGAATACCGCCACATGTTCGAGGAAGCTTTGCGGTTTGCCGCTGAAACTCCTGAAATGGAGAAACTAGTGACTAGAAAAGTTAAGCTCAGTGAGCATGAAGCAGCGATAGACGAGTTGATCGGCTATGAATTGAACTCTTTGAAGGTGGTTGGGAGTGAAACCGTAAAGACGGTTTTTGTTCCCTAA
- a CDS encoding SMI1/KNR4 family protein yields MDKELVAQLTQWHEDDEHQKIVDTLMEIPPADRDYEVVSSLARAYNNVGCYEEALEHFAMIAEQGQNDYLWHFRVGYSYYYLNRYEEAVRVLSIAHDLDPDDENTAMFLKFSQRKLRKEQDAAARRAIREQHNDSGTTAAPFDGMDLSGFWDDSDYALKEYVSSPPTDELIASVEEELGYKLPASYISLMKQHNGGVPYNTCFPTEDATSWAEDHIAITGIMGIGREKSYSICGDLGSPFMIEEWGYPDIGVVICDCPSAGHDVVMLDYRNCGRDGEPEVIHVDQEDNYEITFLAQDFETFIRGLVSDEEYDTSEEDKEEDLRKVAVGQFSPLLAKLCSDVSEVDQLEQKIRKVCTRIVEEKGHFSFHADELSTLMYDVQFWLYTSSYPNTSRQQYLDVYEKMIAFGGEFGQGGYAPGWISDWLDGRIREELIVQENGVLRFTDQARSEVIARLEAEAAK; encoded by the coding sequence ATGGACAAAGAACTAGTGGCACAGCTGACACAGTGGCATGAAGATGATGAACACCAGAAGATTGTAGACACTCTGATGGAGATTCCTCCAGCGGACAGAGATTACGAGGTAGTCAGCAGTCTGGCAAGAGCGTATAACAATGTGGGATGTTATGAAGAAGCCCTTGAACACTTCGCGATGATTGCGGAACAAGGGCAGAATGATTATCTGTGGCATTTTCGTGTGGGATATTCCTACTATTATTTGAATCGATATGAGGAAGCGGTGAGAGTGCTGAGTATTGCCCATGACCTCGATCCGGATGATGAGAACACGGCCATGTTTTTGAAATTCAGCCAGCGCAAGCTTCGCAAAGAACAAGACGCCGCAGCCAGACGGGCAATCAGAGAACAGCATAATGATTCGGGGACGACTGCAGCTCCTTTTGACGGGATGGATCTCTCCGGCTTTTGGGACGATAGCGATTATGCGCTAAAAGAATATGTTTCTTCTCCGCCTACGGATGAGCTGATTGCTTCTGTAGAAGAAGAACTGGGTTACAAGCTTCCTGCCTCTTATATCAGTCTGATGAAGCAGCACAATGGGGGAGTGCCTTATAATACTTGTTTTCCGACCGAGGACGCGACCTCATGGGCTGAGGATCATATTGCGATTACGGGCATTATGGGCATCGGACGCGAGAAAAGCTATTCCATCTGCGGCGATCTCGGCAGCCCGTTCATGATTGAGGAGTGGGGGTATCCCGACATCGGCGTGGTAATTTGTGATTGCCCTTCGGCAGGCCATGATGTCGTGATGCTGGATTACCGCAATTGCGGGAGGGACGGCGAACCCGAGGTAATTCATGTGGATCAGGAAGATAATTATGAGATTACGTTTCTGGCCCAAGACTTCGAGACGTTTATACGCGGCCTGGTGAGTGATGAGGAATACGACACCTCTGAAGAAGATAAAGAGGAGGATTTGCGCAAAGTAGCCGTAGGCCAATTCTCACCTTTGCTTGCGAAGCTGTGCAGCGATGTGTCTGAGGTAGATCAGCTTGAGCAGAAGATCCGTAAAGTCTGTACCCGAATCGTTGAAGAGAAGGGACACTTCTCCTTTCATGCGGATGAGCTTTCTACTCTGATGTACGATGTGCAGTTCTGGCTGTACACAAGCTCTTATCCAAATACGAGCCGTCAACAATATCTGGATGTATATGAGAAAATGATCGCTTTTGGCGGCGAGTTCGGGCAAGGAGGATACGCTCCGGGATGGATCAGCGACTGGCTGGATGGGCGAATACGGGAAGAGCTAATCGTCCAGGAAAACGGGGTGCTTCGCTTCACAGATCAAGCCCGCTCTGAGGTCATTGCACGGCTGGAAGCGGAAGCTGCAAAATAG
- a CDS encoding glycoside hydrolase family 16 protein has translation MNKPIWEQNFLDRNADLKLWNVRLGNDLLDNEGNPIDPGWGNGEQQYYTDHSSNLYIDEFGLNLCARSESIEKDGRNFAYTSARLDTKDHFSFCYGKLVVRAKLPVGQGVWPAIWLLPQEQAYGPWPASGEIDIMEAKGRLPQQISGTLHYGKNWEHQIVEEFSHHFESGTINEFHDYALEWNASSIRWLVDGHCFAERCLEPGIMPFNESFYLVLNLAVGGWYDNVAVDETALPAVMTVSGIWLYP, from the coding sequence ATGAATAAACCTATATGGGAACAGAATTTCTTAGATAGAAATGCCGATTTAAAGCTATGGAATGTCCGCCTTGGCAACGACTTGTTAGATAATGAGGGTAATCCCATAGACCCAGGTTGGGGCAACGGAGAGCAGCAGTATTACACGGATCATTCCAGCAATCTGTATATCGATGAATTTGGCTTAAACCTGTGCGCGCGCAGCGAATCCATTGAAAAGGATGGGCGCAATTTTGCATATACCTCGGCTCGTTTGGATACAAAGGACCATTTTTCCTTTTGTTATGGCAAGTTGGTTGTGCGTGCAAAACTGCCGGTAGGGCAAGGGGTATGGCCTGCCATCTGGTTGCTTCCGCAGGAACAGGCTTACGGGCCTTGGCCAGCTTCCGGCGAGATTGATATCATGGAAGCCAAAGGCCGCTTGCCTCAGCAAATATCCGGAACACTGCACTACGGAAAGAATTGGGAACATCAAATCGTTGAGGAGTTCTCGCACCATTTTGAAAGCGGAACCATTAATGAATTCCATGATTATGCACTGGAATGGAATGCCAGTTCGATTCGATGGCTGGTAGACGGACATTGCTTTGCCGAGCGTTGCTTGGAGCCAGGCATTATGCCCTTTAACGAGTCATTTTATCTGGTGCTGAACCTTGCAGTGGGCGGCTGGTATGACAATGTAGCGGTTGACGAGACTGCACTGCCAGCGGTGATGACGGTTTCAGGGATATGGCTGTATCCATAA
- a CDS encoding ABC transporter permease codes for MFQYRTEQMKALFKQWQLQSMVIPGIIWMFIFCYIPMFWLIIAFMDYSIAKPLLESPFVGLKHFQDFLTDERFWRSIRNTLGMSSIKLVLGFPIPILFALLLNEIRSLRFKRTVQTISYLPHFIAWTIFGGIALNWLGEGGVINQLMMAFGLQEREILFNSDPKYFWWITFFTDTLKETGWSAIIYIAAISGIDPGLYEAAELDGANRRQRMWHITIQSIRPTIAILFILAVSGILGSNFEQIFMLKNNMNMRMAESLDLYIYNMGLVSGRHSFSTAVLFARSIVALGLLFLANHTSKKLTGDSIF; via the coding sequence ATGTTCCAATACAGAACGGAACAAATGAAAGCGCTTTTTAAGCAGTGGCAATTGCAAAGCATGGTTATCCCGGGAATCATCTGGATGTTTATCTTTTGTTATATCCCTATGTTCTGGCTCATTATTGCATTTATGGACTACAGCATCGCCAAACCCTTACTAGAATCACCGTTTGTCGGGCTGAAGCATTTTCAGGATTTTTTGACGGATGAGCGTTTTTGGCGTTCGATTCGCAATACTCTGGGAATGAGCAGCATCAAGCTGGTCTTGGGTTTTCCCATTCCTATCTTGTTCGCCTTGCTGCTGAATGAAATACGGAGTCTTCGATTTAAGCGAACGGTACAAACCATTTCGTACCTGCCGCACTTTATTGCCTGGACGATTTTTGGCGGCATTGCGCTCAATTGGCTGGGCGAGGGCGGTGTGATCAATCAGTTGATGATGGCGTTCGGGCTCCAGGAACGCGAAATCCTGTTTAACAGCGACCCTAAGTACTTTTGGTGGATCACCTTTTTCACCGATACGTTAAAAGAAACCGGCTGGAGCGCCATTATCTACATAGCGGCAATATCCGGCATTGATCCGGGGCTGTACGAAGCGGCTGAGCTGGATGGCGCAAATCGGCGGCAGCGGATGTGGCATATCACCATTCAGAGCATACGCCCCACCATCGCTATTTTGTTCATCCTCGCTGTCAGCGGGATACTCGGCAGTAACTTTGAGCAGATCTTTATGTTGAAGAACAATATGAACATGAGGATGGCGGAAAGCCTAGACTTGTATATCTACAACATGGGGTTGGTCTCCGGGCGCCATTCCTTCTCAACAGCCGTCCTGTTCGCCCGCTCTATTGTGGCGCTAGGTTTGTTGTTTTTGGCCAATCACACATCCAAAAAACTAACCGGCGACAGCATTTTTTAG
- a CDS encoding carbohydrate ABC transporter permease produces the protein MERRKRFRQIGVFEVCNTLLMLAVCFLTLYPMWFVFINSLNAPQQASLGTVNWFPKELSLASYSVVFNDKTMMNGFYITTLRTVIGTATHVLFTAIIAYGMSKSNLIGRKLYLKIALVTMLFSGGLIPTFILMTKLGLYDNFWIFIIPSMYTFFNMVIFMSFFRTIPDSLEESAKVDGASDYGVLFRIVLPNSMAVIATISLFSAVYHWNDYYQGVIYIRSQELLPLQTMLYKIIAENSMSFMQQQAMAQFGARLPGNSIKFASMMVATLPILIVYPFIQRYLVKGVMIGAIKG, from the coding sequence ATGGAAAGACGCAAAAGATTTCGGCAAATTGGAGTATTTGAGGTCTGCAACACCCTGCTGATGCTGGCGGTTTGCTTTTTAACACTGTACCCGATGTGGTTTGTATTCATTAACTCGCTTAATGCTCCGCAGCAGGCATCCCTGGGCACCGTCAACTGGTTTCCCAAAGAATTATCGCTGGCCAGCTATAGCGTTGTGTTCAATGATAAGACTATGATGAACGGTTTTTACATTACCACTCTGCGCACAGTGATCGGGACAGCAACGCATGTGTTGTTTACCGCCATTATTGCTTACGGAATGAGCAAGTCTAATCTGATCGGACGCAAGCTGTATCTTAAAATCGCATTGGTTACGATGCTGTTCTCAGGCGGGCTGATCCCTACATTTATTCTGATGACGAAGCTGGGCTTATATGATAATTTTTGGATATTCATCATTCCCTCTATGTACACTTTTTTTAATATGGTCATTTTCATGAGCTTCTTCCGCACCATACCCGATAGCCTGGAGGAGTCTGCGAAGGTAGACGGTGCTTCAGACTATGGCGTCCTGTTCAGAATCGTATTGCCCAATAGCATGGCTGTCATTGCGACTATATCGCTTTTTTCAGCCGTTTATCATTGGAATGATTATTACCAGGGGGTCATCTACATCCGTTCGCAGGAATTACTGCCACTGCAGACCATGCTGTACAAAATCATTGCGGAGAACTCTATGTCCTTCATGCAGCAGCAAGCTATGGCGCAATTCGGCGCAAGACTTCCCGGCAACTCTATTAAATTTGCATCCATGATGGTGGCCACACTGCCTATTCTGATAGTCTATCCTTTCATTCAACGCTATCTGGTCAAAGGCGTGATGATTGGCGCCATTAAGGGATAA
- a CDS encoding extracellular solute-binding protein, with amino-acid sequence MSRNWYSKIQKQQRKDDYVMKRNLIKPGLTLVLAASLMLGIAACSNSANSENKPTPQPTDSTQPPPSEAKLNPDDPAWKLDTSPVDLTWFVGANWYAHTWGDSLTSKYVTEKTGVNIKLEVPSGEANEHITLMMTSGKLPDLISMGSWETAVKKLWEGDHVYALNELADKYDPYFFKVAGDGTLKWYRQENGNTYGVPNDSYSPNLMHETGMTAANQTFLVRKDLYEEMGSPDLSTPEGFLNALQLVKDKYSQYKGQPISPFFAQGNVPYGMTEYLQNLLAVPHEKDGKVYDRITDPDYIAWLKTFRTAYERGLINVDFLVDSDTQVEEKTNNARYFMMVREWTGMSAVNPMLAASGNPDSYYIAVDGPKNSKGDNPKLFPGNMDGWMVTMISKSTENPERAIRFLTYLASEEGQRDLFLGKEGETWEMVDGKPQLKPEMVKLLDTDIEKLEKEYGIMDTYWMMRNPVIVNQWRPEKSPVIKQMEDFANKQADIDSGIYKGLDPQGDSDVSVAWSRISQNWEEVLPELITAKNEAEFDKIFDNFLDRRENYNFGKVMEYRQAELDVRKSKMAE; translated from the coding sequence GTGTCTAGAAACTGGTATTCAAAAATTCAGAAGCAGCAAAGAAAGGATGATTATGTCATGAAACGTAATCTCATTAAGCCGGGGTTGACCCTCGTTCTGGCCGCAAGCCTGATGCTAGGCATAGCCGCGTGTTCCAATTCAGCGAATAGTGAAAATAAGCCGACACCACAGCCTACAGATAGTACACAGCCGCCCCCGAGTGAAGCAAAGCTCAATCCCGATGATCCGGCATGGAAGCTGGATACCAGCCCTGTTGATTTAACCTGGTTCGTAGGTGCTAACTGGTATGCCCACACTTGGGGAGACAGCTTGACCTCCAAGTACGTAACGGAAAAAACAGGCGTAAACATCAAGCTTGAAGTACCTTCCGGTGAAGCCAATGAACATATTACCCTGATGATGACCTCGGGCAAGCTGCCAGACTTGATATCAATGGGTTCGTGGGAAACCGCTGTCAAAAAGCTGTGGGAAGGCGATCATGTCTACGCCTTAAATGAATTAGCTGACAAGTATGACCCTTACTTCTTCAAGGTGGCCGGGGACGGTACACTGAAGTGGTATCGTCAAGAAAATGGCAATACCTATGGCGTTCCGAATGATTCATATAGCCCCAACCTGATGCATGAAACTGGCATGACGGCGGCTAACCAGACTTTCCTGGTGCGGAAAGATCTGTATGAGGAGATGGGCAGCCCGGACCTTAGCACTCCAGAGGGCTTTCTGAACGCACTGCAACTGGTAAAGGATAAGTACTCCCAATATAAAGGCCAGCCCATCAGTCCCTTTTTTGCACAAGGGAACGTCCCTTACGGGATGACCGAATATCTGCAGAACCTACTGGCCGTTCCGCATGAGAAAGACGGAAAAGTATACGACCGCATTACCGATCCCGATTATATTGCCTGGCTAAAAACCTTCCGTACGGCTTACGAGCGCGGGTTGATTAATGTGGATTTCCTGGTGGATTCCGATACTCAGGTAGAGGAAAAAACAAACAACGCCCGCTATTTCATGATGGTCCGCGAGTGGACCGGTATGTCGGCTGTCAATCCTATGCTGGCTGCTAGCGGCAACCCGGACTCTTACTACATCGCAGTCGATGGGCCAAAGAACAGCAAGGGCGATAACCCTAAGTTATTCCCTGGCAACATGGACGGCTGGATGGTGACGATGATTAGCAAATCAACCGAAAACCCTGAACGAGCCATCCGCTTTTTGACCTATCTGGCCAGCGAAGAAGGCCAACGAGATTTGTTCCTTGGCAAGGAAGGCGAAACATGGGAGATGGTAGATGGCAAGCCGCAACTGAAGCCTGAAATGGTAAAATTACTCGACACTGATATTGAGAAGCTGGAGAAAGAATACGGCATCATGGATACCTATTGGATGATGCGAAACCCTGTAATCGTCAACCAGTGGAGACCGGAGAAATCTCCTGTCATTAAGCAAATGGAAGACTTCGCCAATAAGCAGGCCGATATTGATAGCGGTATCTATAAGGGCTTAGATCCACAGGGCGATTCTGATGTGTCGGTAGCCTGGTCCCGTATTTCGCAAAATTGGGAGGAAGTACTCCCTGAGCTAATTACGGCCAAAAATGAGGCTGAATTTGATAAAATCTTCGACAATTTCCTTGACCGCCGCGAGAATTACAACTTTGGCAAGGTGATGGAATACCGCCAGGCTGAACTGGATGTGCGAAAATCCAAAATGGCAGAGTAA
- a CDS encoding sensor histidine kinase, producing the protein MKYLLTKMRKLYRNSRISQKLFLAFSMMIAIPAIVVSFLFIRTQESQLYKDAMATGSSHVSRINEQLRSKMGIIENASSTALNQKAFVDFIHSNMRGDGLRLVKFRQNQFEQMHNIIQSYEMISELSFYVDNPNLFEIWPEIYHYDKFWPKDYWVTLREEGGAAYRLFAFKDGEHTLSYYRLVRLQGQQQKLPTIMEIRAQHSVFFSDLLEDSGGDFFSVVMDGADSSRSVYNPEHIFSQNAGEELDNILGSIHQRLDVLQQSSPIKVKVGDHTYYALYRYIAPLNAYVVDIASHQALMKGPRSWYLLVVAITLCVLLLMLLLVSHTTRRIFRRLDRVLASMRKVRQGQLDAKIDTGLDKNETGDEIDEVAVSYNNMLDEIKHLMTQVVDKQLIAKNAQLHSLHSQINSHFLYNALESIRMLAEVQRQPAIAEALVSLGSQLRYSMQWRSDTVALSEELANIHSYVRFINFMEGGSIELTADLPQEVLRYTIPKMCMQPIVENAVHHAAPSGGSVRIHITVSVENESLLLIEIRDDGAGVDPEMLSSLQAVLRGDSDSPIVTSKNGLGLENVHKRIQLHYGKNCGLWIDSVQGAYTCVTIRLPWENVNLGGW; encoded by the coding sequence ATGAAGTATCTGCTGACTAAAATGAGGAAGCTGTACCGTAATTCCCGAATCTCCCAAAAGTTGTTTCTGGCTTTTAGCATGATGATTGCCATCCCTGCGATTGTGGTATCCTTTTTATTTATCCGCACACAGGAAAGTCAGCTATACAAGGACGCTATGGCTACCGGCAGCAGCCATGTCTCACGAATTAACGAACAACTGCGCAGCAAAATGGGCATTATTGAGAACGCTTCCTCTACTGCGCTGAATCAAAAGGCATTTGTAGATTTTATTCACTCCAATATGCGCGGGGATGGCCTGCGTCTCGTAAAATTTAGACAAAATCAATTTGAGCAAATGCATAATATCATTCAAAGCTACGAGATGATCAGCGAGCTAAGTTTCTATGTCGATAATCCAAACCTATTTGAGATTTGGCCTGAAATCTACCATTATGACAAGTTCTGGCCGAAGGACTACTGGGTGACACTTCGGGAGGAAGGCGGTGCGGCATACCGCTTATTTGCTTTTAAAGATGGAGAGCATACGCTATCCTATTACCGGCTGGTACGCCTTCAGGGGCAACAGCAGAAACTCCCTACCATTATGGAAATCCGCGCCCAGCATAGCGTCTTTTTCAGTGACCTGCTTGAGGATAGCGGGGGGGATTTCTTTTCTGTAGTGATGGATGGAGCCGACTCTTCCCGATCTGTATACAATCCTGAGCATATCTTTTCACAAAATGCCGGTGAGGAATTGGATAACATTCTAGGTAGCATTCACCAGCGGCTGGATGTGCTGCAGCAGAGTAGCCCCATTAAGGTCAAGGTAGGCGACCATACTTACTACGCGTTGTATCGCTACATCGCCCCACTGAACGCCTATGTAGTGGATATTGCCTCTCATCAAGCGCTGATGAAAGGCCCACGAAGCTGGTATTTGCTCGTAGTAGCGATCACATTGTGTGTATTGCTGCTAATGTTACTGCTCGTTTCACATACCACTCGGCGCATTTTCCGCCGGCTCGACAGGGTGCTGGCTTCTATGCGCAAGGTGCGGCAAGGCCAACTGGATGCGAAAATTGATACCGGCCTGGATAAAAACGAAACCGGTGACGAAATCGACGAGGTGGCCGTCAGCTACAATAATATGTTGGACGAAATCAAACATTTGATGACCCAAGTGGTAGATAAGCAGCTGATTGCCAAAAATGCACAGCTGCACTCGCTGCATTCGCAGATCAATTCACACTTTTTATATAACGCGCTGGAATCCATCCGTATGCTCGCGGAGGTTCAGCGACAGCCCGCTATCGCCGAAGCGTTGGTGTCTTTAGGCTCACAACTGCGATACAGCATGCAATGGCGCAGCGATACGGTTGCGCTTAGCGAAGAACTTGCCAACATACACAGCTATGTCCGATTCATAAACTTTATGGAGGGTGGCAGCATTGAGTTGACGGCGGATCTCCCGCAGGAGGTACTGCGTTATACAATTCCTAAAATGTGCATGCAGCCCATCGTCGAAAATGCCGTTCATCATGCAGCGCCCTCGGGCGGCAGCGTACGTATCCATATTACCGTATCGGTAGAAAATGAAAGCCTTCTGCTAATTGAGATACGAGATGATGGCGCAGGTGTTGACCCGGAAATGCTGTCCAGTCTGCAGGCTGTGCTGCGGGGCGACTCAGATTCACCGATTGTTACCAGCAAAAACGGACTGGGCTTGGAGAACGTGCATAAGCGCATACAGCTTCATTATGGTAAGAACTGCGGTCTTTGGATTGACAGTGTGCAGGGTGCCTATACTTGTGTAACCATACGTTTGCCTTGGGAAAATGTGAATCTTGGAGGATGGTAG